In Streptomyces sclerotialus, one genomic interval encodes:
- a CDS encoding alpha/beta fold hydrolase — MARARGARTRADTAPGAEPNTGADATTGAATGAGTKTTGAGRRPRAKAAAATGTGTGTGAGTAPGTDAGAQAGCGAERLPAPALLPTEGRSHPPVLLLHGFIDNRSVFVLLRRSLRRHGWRHLEALNYSPLTCDIRKAAELLGRHVEDLCERTGHRRIDMVGHSLGGLIARYYVQRLGGDARIRTLVTLGTPHGGTRLAALLPAHPLVRQMRTDSDVIKDLARPAPNCRTHFVCFWSDLDQMMVPAETARIDHEDLRVRNIHVSGVGHLAFPVNGAVAAGIREALASPDPTDPAQPASPGIPPGTSPVPSSGSSSGAPPGTSPGETASDQASVA; from the coding sequence ATCGCCCGCGCCCGGGGGGCCAGAACCAGAGCGGACACCGCACCGGGCGCCGAACCGAACACCGGGGCGGACGCCACAACGGGCGCCGCAACGGGCGCCGGGACGAAGACGACCGGAGCCGGCCGTCGGCCGCGCGCCAAGGCAGCGGCCGCAACCGGCACCGGGACCGGAACAGGCGCCGGGACCGCACCAGGTACCGACGCGGGAGCGCAGGCCGGGTGCGGGGCTGAGCGGCTGCCCGCGCCGGCTCTCCTGCCGACCGAGGGCCGGTCGCACCCGCCCGTGCTGCTGCTGCACGGCTTCATCGACAACCGTTCCGTCTTCGTACTGCTGCGCCGTTCGCTGCGCCGGCACGGCTGGCGCCACCTGGAGGCGCTCAACTACTCCCCCCTCACGTGCGACATACGCAAGGCCGCCGAGCTGCTGGGGCGCCACGTGGAGGATCTCTGCGAGCGGACCGGTCACCGCCGTATCGACATGGTCGGACACAGTCTCGGCGGTCTGATCGCGCGGTACTACGTGCAGCGGCTGGGCGGGGACGCACGGATCCGGACACTGGTCACGCTCGGTACGCCGCACGGGGGCACCCGCCTCGCGGCGCTGCTCCCCGCGCACCCGCTCGTGCGCCAGATGCGGACGGATTCGGACGTGATCAAGGATTTGGCCCGGCCCGCGCCGAATTGCCGGACGCATTTCGTCTGCTTCTGGAGCGATCTCGATCAGATGATGGTTCCGGCCGAGACGGCACGGATCGATCATGAAGATCTCCGGGTCCGGAACATCCATGTCTCCGGTGTCGGACATCTGGCCTTTCCGGTCAACGGTGCGGTCGCCGCCGGCATCCGCGAGGCGCTGGCCTCCCCGGATCCGACGGACCCGGCACAGCCGGCGAGTCCCGGCATCCCGCCCGGCACATCACCCGTGCCCTCGTCCGGGTCCTCGTCCGGGGCGCCGCCCGGGACCTCCCCCGGAGAAACCGCCTCCGACCAGGCATCCGTCGCCTGA